In Wolinella succinogenes DSM 1740, a single genomic region encodes these proteins:
- the ppk2 gene encoding polyphosphate kinase 2: MAKQIVIRPEEENLQKAYDESGKLKESFYKKELVKLQIELVKLQNWVKQSEKKIIIILEGRDGAGKGGTIKALTEHLNPRGARVVALQKPSDVEKTQWYFQRYINELPVGGEIVFFDRSWYNRAGVEKVMGFCTNEQYKEFIYQVPNLEQMLLGSGFLVFKYFLDVGQEEQLKRIERRKTDPLRMWKLSPIDEKSLGLWDEYTEAFQKMFARTHTPYAPWVVIDSNDKKRARLNIARDLLSRIDYEGKDQCSVCLLPDPSIATRYSQVVNLKPVESGSGSKKRKEKKS, translated from the coding sequence TTGGCAAAGCAGATCGTGATCAGGCCCGAAGAGGAGAATCTCCAAAAAGCTTACGATGAGAGCGGAAAGCTCAAAGAATCATTTTATAAAAAGGAGCTGGTGAAGCTTCAAATTGAGCTGGTGAAGCTTCAAAATTGGGTCAAGCAAAGTGAAAAAAAGATCATTATTATCCTAGAGGGTCGTGATGGTGCGGGCAAAGGGGGCACTATTAAAGCGCTCACGGAGCATCTCAATCCTAGAGGTGCGCGTGTGGTGGCTCTGCAAAAGCCAAGCGATGTAGAGAAGACGCAATGGTACTTTCAGCGCTATATCAACGAGCTTCCCGTGGGGGGCGAGATCGTCTTTTTTGACCGTAGCTGGTATAACCGCGCGGGCGTAGAGAAGGTGATGGGATTTTGCACGAATGAGCAATACAAAGAGTTTATCTATCAGGTGCCCAATTTAGAGCAGATGCTCCTAGGAAGCGGCTTTTTGGTGTTTAAATATTTTTTAGATGTGGGCCAAGAAGAGCAGCTCAAGCGAATCGAACGACGCAAGACAGATCCTCTTCGAATGTGGAAACTAAGCCCTATTGATGAGAAGTCACTAGGGCTTTGGGATGAGTACACCGAAGCGTTTCAAAAGATGTTCGCTCGCACCCATACCCCCTATGCGCCTTGGGTGGTGATTGATTCTAATGATAAAAAACGGGCGCGCCTCAATATTGCTCGTGATCTCCTCTCCCGAATCGACTATGAAGGCAAGGATCAATGCAGCGTCTGCTTGCTTCCTGACCCAAGCATCGCCACGCGCTATTCGCAGGTGGTCAATCTTAAGCCCGTGGAGAGTGGTTCAGGCTCAAAAAAAAGAAAAGAGAAAAAATCTTAG
- the rsmH gene encoding 16S rRNA (cytosine(1402)-N(4))-methyltransferase RsmH, translating to MESPHLSVLKNEVLEIFAPLSEGYFIDCTLGFGGHSEAILKAHPKLSLIGIDQDPHALEFSQKRLAPFKDRFSFREGRFSEVLPTLKELPIAGILADIGVSSLQLDDSSRGFSFHSERLDMRMNPNAQLSALEVVNSYPQDRLERIFKEYGEIKESKKLVSLISEERKKGRITSAEALSRLIERHFKRVGNIHPATLAFQAIRIEVNDELGEIGRALQTIGEIAKGRVSIISFHSLEDRLVKNFFKEWSNSCLCPPEAFRCTCGNNHEKGQILTKKPLVATPEESKANPRSRSAKMRAFEFKS from the coding sequence TTGGAATCGCCTCACCTCTCCGTCCTCAAAAATGAAGTACTCGAAATTTTCGCCCCCTTGAGTGAGGGCTACTTCATTGACTGCACTTTAGGCTTTGGAGGTCACAGCGAGGCCATTTTAAAGGCGCACCCAAAACTCTCACTCATTGGAATCGACCAAGACCCTCACGCCCTTGAATTCAGTCAAAAACGCCTAGCCCCCTTCAAGGATCGCTTTAGCTTCAGAGAGGGTCGATTCTCTGAAGTTCTCCCCACGCTCAAAGAGCTCCCTATTGCTGGGATTCTTGCGGATATTGGCGTCTCTTCGCTTCAACTAGATGATTCCTCTAGGGGATTCTCTTTTCACTCTGAAAGACTGGATATGCGAATGAACCCAAACGCTCAACTCAGCGCCCTAGAAGTGGTCAATAGCTACCCCCAAGATCGCCTAGAGAGAATCTTTAAGGAGTATGGAGAGATCAAGGAATCTAAAAAACTCGTCTCTCTTATCTCCGAGGAACGCAAAAAAGGGAGAATCACAAGCGCTGAGGCACTCAGCCGCCTCATCGAACGCCATTTCAAAAGAGTGGGCAACATCCATCCTGCCACCCTCGCTTTTCAAGCGATTCGCATCGAGGTCAATGATGAGCTAGGCGAGATCGGGCGCGCCCTGCAAACCATAGGAGAGATCGCCAAGGGGCGTGTAAGCATTATCTCCTTTCACTCCCTAGAAGATCGCCTTGTTAAGAATTTTTTCAAAGAGTGGTCTAACTCTTGCCTCTGCCCCCCTGAAGCCTTTCGCTGCACCTGCGGAAACAACCACGAAAAGGGTCAGATTCTCACCAAAAAGCCCCTTGTGGCCACCCCAGAGGAATCCAAAGCCAATCCAAGGTCAAGAAGCGCTAAAATGCGGGCTTTTGAGTTTAAATCGTAG
- a CDS encoding efflux RND transporter permease subunit codes for MRFIEFFLRHAKLNYSLSLFFLLAGIYCYQVLPRELFPPLDSDKILITGVYAGASADNLDKMAVGEIEDEVRSISSVTKIESTIRPGMFTIVITLKEGSDKNNDLSKVKDAISLARANLPSDMDEPTATVLERKIPLMQVSIASETLSMEELLKKAKVIKKEFAAIPNLSDVALYGESDKEIQIRLDSKKIRAYGLNPQEVSSAMTGLSYIFPLGKIESQEGHFYLSTIYGKKEPTDLLETFIKIGDKRLRLRDFASVEYGYGESSTLSSFNGQKAFTINISKDEKGDAIALSKLLHHKIDRLRELHPEIAIDSFSDTSVYIKSRLNTVVSNITLGFLLVSLSMYWLINKRISLVVAMGIPFSFLLGAMFFYLLGNTINMISLLGALIAVGILVDDAIIVSENIQRHIEEGMKPKKAAVEGVKEVIAPVLVASATTIFAFLPMLLMSGEVGKFIKMIPLAVAILLLASLIESFLFLPLHSAHILSKKEPTRSWTRANLLYHDSLAFLFARKKLVLGIFLLLIPILIFLGFKHSKYQLFPEFDGTEVYISGRLSANHTVEETQALIKELEREILEHKGEFFIKSTSAVSGWMMDASGESETASNVFIIFAELEEAIEDNFVERYITPILSFDWDDSAKIRPLKSFEIEKMLQEHLQGFKKAYALEELRVAAPKAGIVKHDIEISLIGPEALLKQALPHLTQVIEQTHGVKSVYNDMKAGISEIKLAINPYGESLGLNEGVLSALLSDYFLFAKKGKSLDEEGVVHLRIEDIYKDELSTLRYFSLQLGSQKVLLEEVVDFHTQEAPEKIIKEDGDRQRTVYADVIPEELTAMELLKKLEPEIKKIKESGLILKLGGEREKNEQFIHDMIVASVLALFLIFLTLLLMFDSFLVSLMILSVIPLSFLGVILGHSLLGLNLSMPSIVGILGLAGVVINDGIVMVDFIRKAKNNEDFFKRATKRLRPILLTSITTFIGLATLIFFPSGQAKTLQPLATSLGFGLLWGTILNLYYLPLLFAFLSQFKRPKLRLKLRLLFSNMASRIRLPSLNKKPL; via the coding sequence ATGAGGTTCATTGAATTTTTCCTTCGCCACGCCAAGCTCAACTACTCACTCTCGCTCTTTTTCTTGTTGGCTGGAATCTACTGCTACCAAGTCCTCCCAAGAGAGCTCTTCCCTCCTCTTGATTCGGATAAGATTCTTATCACGGGCGTCTATGCGGGTGCAAGTGCTGACAATCTCGACAAGATGGCGGTGGGGGAGATTGAGGATGAGGTGCGCAGCATCTCCTCCGTGACCAAGATCGAATCGACCATCCGCCCCGGGATGTTCACCATCGTTATTACCCTCAAAGAGGGAAGCGACAAAAACAATGACCTAAGCAAGGTCAAAGACGCCATCTCTCTAGCTAGAGCCAACCTCCCCAGCGACATGGATGAGCCCACCGCAACGGTTTTGGAGAGAAAAATCCCCCTCATGCAAGTCTCCATTGCCTCTGAAACACTCTCCATGGAAGAGCTTCTCAAAAAAGCCAAAGTCATTAAAAAAGAGTTTGCTGCCATCCCCAACCTCAGCGATGTGGCGCTCTATGGGGAATCAGACAAAGAGATTCAAATTCGCCTCGATTCTAAAAAAATTCGCGCCTATGGGCTCAACCCCCAAGAGGTCTCTAGTGCCATGACAGGGCTCTCTTATATTTTTCCTTTGGGGAAAATTGAGAGCCAAGAAGGGCACTTCTACCTCTCCACCATCTATGGAAAAAAAGAACCTACTGATCTCCTAGAAACTTTCATCAAGATAGGAGATAAGCGCCTCAGACTTAGAGATTTTGCCAGTGTTGAGTATGGCTATGGAGAGAGTTCCACGCTCTCTAGTTTTAATGGTCAAAAAGCCTTCACCATCAACATCTCCAAAGATGAAAAAGGGGATGCAATCGCCCTTTCCAAGCTTCTCCACCACAAAATCGATCGCCTCCGAGAACTCCATCCTGAGATAGCCATCGACTCTTTCTCAGACACTTCCGTCTACATCAAAAGCCGCCTCAATACGGTCGTCTCCAATATCACCCTAGGATTCTTGCTCGTCTCTTTGTCGATGTATTGGCTCATCAACAAGCGTATCTCTCTCGTGGTCGCGATGGGCATCCCCTTCTCCTTTTTACTTGGCGCGATGTTCTTCTACCTCTTGGGCAACACCATCAATATGATCAGCCTCCTAGGTGCACTCATTGCCGTGGGAATCCTAGTTGATGACGCCATTATCGTCTCTGAAAATATCCAGCGCCATATCGAAGAGGGGATGAAGCCTAAAAAAGCGGCGGTTGAAGGGGTCAAAGAGGTGATTGCCCCCGTCCTTGTTGCAAGTGCCACGACCATTTTTGCCTTCTTGCCCATGCTCCTTATGAGCGGAGAGGTAGGGAAATTCATCAAGATGATTCCCCTAGCCGTTGCCATCTTGCTCCTTGCTTCACTGATTGAATCTTTCCTCTTTCTCCCGCTCCACTCCGCTCACATCCTCTCCAAAAAAGAGCCCACCCGAAGCTGGACACGCGCCAATCTACTCTATCACGACTCTCTCGCCTTTCTCTTTGCGAGAAAAAAGCTCGTGCTAGGAATCTTTCTCTTGCTCATTCCGATTCTTATCTTTTTGGGCTTCAAACACTCCAAGTATCAGCTTTTCCCCGAATTTGATGGAACAGAGGTCTATATCAGCGGACGACTGAGCGCCAACCACACAGTCGAAGAGACTCAAGCCCTCATCAAAGAACTGGAGAGAGAGATTTTGGAGCACAAAGGGGAGTTCTTCATCAAATCAACCTCGGCCGTCTCAGGCTGGATGATGGACGCCTCAGGCGAGAGCGAGACCGCCTCGAATGTCTTTATCATCTTTGCCGAGCTCGAAGAGGCGATTGAAGATAACTTTGTGGAGCGCTACATCACTCCAATTCTCTCTTTTGACTGGGATGATAGCGCCAAAATTCGCCCCCTTAAAAGCTTTGAGATTGAGAAAATGCTCCAAGAGCACCTCCAAGGATTCAAAAAAGCATACGCCTTAGAGGAGCTTCGTGTCGCCGCCCCCAAAGCAGGAATCGTCAAACACGATATCGAAATCTCCCTCATAGGCCCCGAAGCCCTTCTTAAGCAGGCCTTGCCTCACCTCACCCAAGTGATCGAGCAGACCCATGGAGTCAAAAGCGTCTATAACGACATGAAAGCGGGAATCTCTGAAATCAAGCTCGCTATCAATCCCTACGGAGAATCGCTTGGACTTAACGAAGGGGTCTTAAGCGCGCTTCTTAGCGACTATTTTCTTTTTGCCAAGAAAGGCAAAAGCCTCGATGAAGAGGGGGTGGTGCACCTTCGAATCGAAGACATCTACAAGGACGAGCTCTCCACCCTCCGCTATTTTAGCCTCCAGCTTGGCTCCCAAAAGGTGCTTTTAGAAGAGGTGGTCGATTTTCACACCCAAGAGGCCCCCGAAAAGATCATCAAAGAAGATGGTGATCGCCAGCGAACGGTCTATGCGGATGTGATTCCTGAGGAGCTCACCGCGATGGAGCTTCTCAAAAAACTAGAACCTGAGATCAAAAAGATCAAAGAATCAGGCCTCATCCTGAAGCTTGGAGGAGAACGGGAGAAGAACGAGCAGTTCATTCATGATATGATTGTTGCCTCCGTGCTAGCGCTCTTTTTGATCTTCTTGACGCTCTTATTGATGTTTGATTCTTTCTTGGTGAGCCTCATGATTCTCTCCGTGATTCCTCTCTCATTCTTGGGCGTGATTTTGGGACATTCTCTTCTAGGGCTCAACCTCTCCATGCCCTCCATTGTCGGAATTTTAGGATTAGCTGGAGTGGTGATCAATGATGGAATCGTGATGGTGGACTTCATCCGCAAGGCCAAAAATAATGAGGATTTTTTCAAGCGCGCCACGAAGCGATTGCGCCCCATCCTTCTCACCTCCATCACCACTTTTATCGGTCTTGCCACGCTTATCTTCTTCCCCTCAGGCCAAGCCAAAACCCTCCAGCCCCTCGCCACCTCTTTAGGTTTTGGACTATTGTGGGGCACCATTTTAAACCTCTACTATCTCCCCCTGCTCTTTGCCTTCTTGAGCCAATTTAAACGGCCTAAGCTACGCCTCAAGCTACGGTTGCTTTTTAGCAACATGGCTTCTAGGATTCGCCTCCCCTCCTTAAACAAAAAACCACTATAA
- a CDS encoding CinA family protein, translated as MQSLALAFVGDSLIRHDDFCDYAIRKARSQLGIPSCVSRFSDNDKNLFLSLEYLVKNSHQLILLSPKESLPTVMKLIATLHEDTLIWQNERLIPSKTLHAEKGSYLLELEGCLINLLEVDELGELPAILLPPAKEEICLYLMGIDEESALLLLSPLAQSHNLSLKALSHAQGFGMLLAKPLKFSDEESFLEGVKALFGEKILPASSLASKVVEILSQKKHVVTTAESCTGGDVAQILTQIPGASEVFHGGVITYDNEIKERWLEVEREHLDLYGAVSEAVVKDMLKGALRVARAHYSLAISGIAGPGGGSDHKPVGTVFIGVRSQEGQEIVERLLFKGDRRYIQRQAALHGLYLLLRLLLEGE; from the coding sequence ATGCAATCTTTAGCTTTGGCTTTTGTAGGAGATTCTCTCATTCGTCATGATGACTTTTGCGACTATGCCATCCGAAAGGCTCGCTCACAACTTGGAATCCCCTCTTGTGTTTCTAGATTCTCCGATAATGATAAAAATCTTTTTCTTTCACTAGAATACCTTGTGAAAAATTCTCATCAGCTAATTCTTTTAAGCCCTAAAGAATCACTTCCCACGGTGATGAAGCTCATCGCCACCCTTCATGAAGACACCCTCATTTGGCAAAACGAGCGCCTTATTCCCTCCAAGACCCTTCACGCAGAAAAGGGGAGCTATCTTCTAGAGTTAGAGGGATGCCTCATTAATCTCTTAGAGGTTGATGAGCTAGGCGAGCTCCCTGCGATTCTTTTACCTCCAGCCAAAGAGGAGATTTGCCTCTACCTTATGGGAATCGACGAAGAGAGCGCTCTGCTCCTGCTCTCTCCACTAGCCCAATCCCACAATCTCTCCCTCAAAGCCCTCTCTCACGCTCAAGGCTTTGGGATGCTCTTGGCTAAACCGCTCAAGTTTAGCGATGAAGAGAGCTTTTTAGAGGGTGTGAAGGCGCTTTTTGGAGAGAAGATTCTTCCTGCTTCCTCGCTTGCCTCTAAGGTGGTCGAGATTCTTTCACAAAAAAAACATGTTGTGACGACGGCTGAGAGCTGCACGGGGGGAGATGTGGCACAAATTCTCACTCAGATTCCAGGCGCCTCAGAGGTCTTTCATGGAGGCGTGATCACCTACGACAATGAGATCAAAGAGCGCTGGCTCGAGGTTGAACGGGAGCATCTGGATCTCTATGGCGCAGTGAGCGAAGCCGTGGTGAAGGATATGCTCAAAGGCGCTCTCAGGGTCGCTCGCGCCCACTACTCTTTGGCCATCAGTGGAATTGCAGGCCCTGGAGGGGGGAGTGATCATAAACCTGTCGGAACCGTCTTTATTGGAGTTCGCTCCCAAGAGGGCCAAGAGATCGTCGAAAGACTCCTTTTTAAGGGGGATCGCCGATACATTCAGAGGCAAGCCGCGCTCCATGGGCTCTATCTCTTGCTTCGCCTTCTTTTGGAGGGAGAGTGA
- a CDS encoding malic enzyme-like NAD(P)-binding protein, which produces MTEELLKKYPEVLEYHTGGKLQVVPKSKLKNQKDLSLAYTPGVAVPCKVIEADPFKAFDYTTKGNLVAVISNGTAVLGLGDIGALAGKPVMEGKAVLFKSFANIDSFDIEVDEKDPDKFIDIVRAIAPTFGGINLEDIKAPECFYIEDRLKELLDIPVMHDDQHGTAIISAAALMNAIELVGKKFEDLKVVVVGAGAAAISCSRIYKSLGVKNIVMFDSKGAITASRTDLNSTKQEFICQEEYKSYKEALQGADVLLGLSKADIIKGEDIEGMNPNPMVFAMSNPTPEIMPDVAKAARPDVIMATGRSDFPNQINNVLGFPYIFKGALKVRATKINEEMKIAAAKGLAALAKLPVPKELEEIHGRPLAYGKEYLIPSPFDPRLNEFVSEAVAKAAIKSGVARITTL; this is translated from the coding sequence ATGACGGAAGAGCTATTGAAAAAATACCCCGAGGTATTGGAATATCATACGGGCGGAAAGCTTCAGGTTGTGCCCAAGTCCAAGCTAAAGAACCAAAAAGACCTCTCTTTGGCTTACACTCCTGGTGTCGCCGTGCCCTGCAAAGTGATCGAAGCGGATCCCTTTAAGGCGTTTGACTACACCACCAAAGGCAACCTTGTTGCGGTCATCTCCAATGGAACCGCTGTCCTTGGTCTAGGCGATATTGGTGCACTTGCGGGCAAACCCGTCATGGAAGGAAAAGCAGTGCTCTTTAAGAGCTTTGCCAATATCGATTCTTTTGACATTGAAGTGGATGAGAAAGATCCTGATAAATTCATCGACATCGTTCGGGCCATCGCTCCTACCTTTGGGGGAATCAATCTTGAAGATATCAAAGCTCCCGAATGCTTCTATATCGAAGACCGCCTCAAAGAGCTTCTAGACATTCCCGTGATGCATGACGACCAACATGGCACCGCGATCATCTCCGCCGCTGCCCTCATGAACGCCATCGAACTTGTCGGCAAAAAGTTTGAAGATCTTAAAGTGGTCGTCGTGGGTGCAGGTGCCGCCGCAATCTCTTGCTCAAGAATCTACAAAAGTCTTGGCGTCAAAAATATTGTGATGTTTGATAGCAAAGGTGCAATCACCGCTTCTAGAACCGACCTCAACTCCACTAAACAAGAGTTTATCTGTCAAGAAGAGTACAAGAGCTACAAAGAGGCTCTTCAAGGTGCGGATGTGCTCCTAGGTCTCTCCAAGGCTGACATCATTAAGGGTGAAGATATCGAAGGAATGAATCCCAATCCCATGGTCTTTGCGATGAGCAATCCCACTCCTGAGATCATGCCCGATGTGGCCAAAGCCGCTCGACCCGATGTGATCATGGCTACAGGGCGTAGCGACTTCCCCAATCAAATCAACAACGTCCTTGGTTTCCCCTATATCTTCAAAGGGGCGCTCAAAGTCCGCGCCACCAAGATCAACGAAGAGATGAAAATCGCCGCGGCTAAAGGCCTCGCCGCTTTGGCCAAACTTCCTGTTCCCAAAGAGCTTGAAGAGATTCATGGCCGACCTCTTGCCTATGGCAAAGAGTATCTCATCCCCTCCCCTTTTGACCCCCGACTCAACGAATTTGTCTCTGAGGCTGTAGCCAAAGCGGCTATCAAGAGCGGTGTCGCAAGAATCACCACTCTATAA